Proteins co-encoded in one Lasioglossum baleicum chromosome 3, iyLasBale1, whole genome shotgun sequence genomic window:
- the M6 gene encoding neuronal membrane glycoprotein M6 isoform X2 — MRNYEEIIDSLPLHRRFESDISVDRFSEHSIHGLEHESRSYRNICNDCMARVPYATLIATIMCCLGVGIFCGTMYRGVTLGSLMMDQVFHLRLGWLEAIQLTFAILGASMAALGFMILCVGCLATGATRHKVYRAWRSRVGGRISCAVFMTITYILQLGWLLIFAFLVIITWIFTIFWGLCSNPRVQSLDQCIDFTQFSFIFPNNTRVEDMKVCGSQEVKLFCKDFVEKAEVMFILATVAAMLVVLSLIHYLMCLSANYAHIRDHEKFQELQELQYLQDPGDADSPQPGMGTLSSHHRAKDRF, encoded by the exons ATGAGGAACTATGAAGAAATAATCGACAGTCTACCATTGCATAGAAGATTTGAGAGTGACATTAGCGTAGACAGATTTTCTGAACATAGTATTCATGGACTTGAGCATGAAAGTAGATCTTACA GAAATATATGCAATGACTGTATGGCCAGAGTGCCATACGCCACTCTCATCGCAACTATTATGTGTTGCTTGGGAGTCGGCATATTTTGTGGGACAATGTACAGAGGTGTTACGCTGGGTTCGTTAATGATGGATCAG GTATTCCATTTACGACTCGGATGGCTGGAAGCAATACAATTAACATTTGCAATACTTGGTGCTAGTATGGCAGCTTTGGGTTTCATGATACTATGCGTCGGTTGCCTTGCAACTGGTGCTACAAGGCACAAAGTATACCGTGCATGGAGGTCCAGAGTTGGTGGTCGTATTTCTTGTGCTGTT TTCATGACGATCACATACATTCTACAATTAGGCTGGCTCTTGATATTTGCATTTCTGGTTATAATTACCTGGATCTTTACAATATTCTGGGGACTGTGTAGCAATCCCAGAGTTCAATCTCTTGACCAATGCATCGATTTCACTCAATTCA GTTTCATATTCCCAAATAATACTAGAGTAGAAGATATGAAAGTATGCGGATCACAGGAGGTGAAACTGTTCTGTAAAGATTTTGTGGAGAAAGCAGAAGTCATGTTTATCTTGGCAACAGTAGCTGCGATGTTAGTTGTGTTAAGTCTTATACACTACTTGATGTGTCTATCTGCTAACTACGCACATATCCGAGATCACGAGAAATTCCAAGAATTACAAGAACTTCAGTATCTACAAGATCCAGGTGATGCAGATTCTCCCCAGCCTGGTATGGGAACTTTGAGCTCTCATCATCGTGCCAAGGACAGATTTTAG
- the Pig-l gene encoding phosphatidylinositol glycan anchor biosynthesis class L has product MLDLEFIKEYFSLQINEAICWWWYYIKEISWQLLIAVVAYLCVCICLYSILKRVSHRAWQLPGPPARILLVTAHPDDEVMFFGPLLYWVTKSKASELYLLCLTTGGHKRRKEELWDCTKMLGIPEANVTIVMSTELPDDQNVQWPTEVVAECILQHVETYKINAVVTFDKHGISRHKNHISLYFAIAALCIEKKVPSYCKLYVLESVNIIRKYVQLLDLPISLLTASYWYLVTYDQRKTIRNAMTAHKSQYVWFRKLYMIFSRYTFINTFQEVSALDLELDLQFYDD; this is encoded by the exons ATGTTAGATCTCGAATTTATTAAGGAATACTTTAGTCTGCAAATTAATGAAGCAATTTGTTGGTGGTGGTATTACATAAAAGAAATATCATGGCAATTGCTAATTGCTGTTGTTGCCTACCTTTGCGTTTGCATCTGCCTTTATTCGATCTTGAAGAGAGTTAGCCACAGAGCGTGGCAGCTTCCAGGTCCGCCTGCCAGAATACTGTTAGTTACGGCTCATCCGGACGATGAAGTCATGTTCTTTGGTCCGCTACTCTACTGGGTGACAAAATCAAAGGCTAGTGAGCTATATCTACTTTGTCTTACTACCG GTGGGCATAAGAGGAGAAAAGAAGAACTATGGGATTGTACAAAAATGTTAGGAATTCCAGAAGCTAATGTAACTATAGTAAT GAGTACAGAGTTACCTGATGATCAAAATGTACAATGGCCAACAGAAGTAGTGGCAgaatgtattttacaacatgtaGAGACTTACAAAATCAATGCAGTCGTAACGTTTGACAAGCATGGCATAAGTCGACACAAGAATCACATTTCCCTATACTTTGCCATAGCTGCGTTATGCATTGAGAAGAAAGTACCATCTT ATTGTAAACTATACGTATTGGAGTCTGTGAATATAATTAGGAAATATGTACAACTCCTAGATTTACCAATTAGCTTATTGACTGCTTCATACTGGTATTTAGTGACATATGATCAAAGGAAAACTATAAGA AATGCCATGACTGCACACAAGTCTCAATATGTATGGTTCCGAAAGTTGTACATGATATTTTCACGGTACACTTTCATCAATACCTTCCAAGAAGTAAGTGCACTCGACCTGGAGTTGGATCTCCAGTTTTACGATGACTAA
- the M6 gene encoding neuronal membrane glycoprotein M6 isoform X1 yields the protein MGNICNDCMARVPYATLIATIMCCLGVGIFCGTMYRGVTLGSLMMDQVFHLRLGWLEAIQLTFAILGASMAALGFMILCVGCLATGATRHKVYRAWRSRVGGRISCAVFMTITYILQLGWLLIFAFLVIITWIFTIFWGLCSNPRVQSLDQCIDFTQFSFIFPNNTRVEDMKVCGSQEVKLFCKDFVEKAEVMFILATVAAMLVVLSLIHYLMCLSANYAHIRDHEKFQELQELQYLQDPGDADSPQPGMGTLSSHHRAKDRF from the exons atgg GAAATATATGCAATGACTGTATGGCCAGAGTGCCATACGCCACTCTCATCGCAACTATTATGTGTTGCTTGGGAGTCGGCATATTTTGTGGGACAATGTACAGAGGTGTTACGCTGGGTTCGTTAATGATGGATCAG GTATTCCATTTACGACTCGGATGGCTGGAAGCAATACAATTAACATTTGCAATACTTGGTGCTAGTATGGCAGCTTTGGGTTTCATGATACTATGCGTCGGTTGCCTTGCAACTGGTGCTACAAGGCACAAAGTATACCGTGCATGGAGGTCCAGAGTTGGTGGTCGTATTTCTTGTGCTGTT TTCATGACGATCACATACATTCTACAATTAGGCTGGCTCTTGATATTTGCATTTCTGGTTATAATTACCTGGATCTTTACAATATTCTGGGGACTGTGTAGCAATCCCAGAGTTCAATCTCTTGACCAATGCATCGATTTCACTCAATTCA GTTTCATATTCCCAAATAATACTAGAGTAGAAGATATGAAAGTATGCGGATCACAGGAGGTGAAACTGTTCTGTAAAGATTTTGTGGAGAAAGCAGAAGTCATGTTTATCTTGGCAACAGTAGCTGCGATGTTAGTTGTGTTAAGTCTTATACACTACTTGATGTGTCTATCTGCTAACTACGCACATATCCGAGATCACGAGAAATTCCAAGAATTACAAGAACTTCAGTATCTACAAGATCCAGGTGATGCAGATTCTCCCCAGCCTGGTATGGGAACTTTGAGCTCTCATCATCGTGCCAAGGACAGATTTTAG
- the LOC143207619 gene encoding mitochondrial fission process protein 1 translates to MTEEKKELDVFRETPVRYLGYTNEVGEAFRPMVPCSVVWFTYAISTGYVLADTIHKGWKEFNRDQSEDATQRTLYTMSDTLLWQTFASILIPGFTINRLCATVQSLQRKSCNPIVRSRWISTVVGLVSIPLIIQPIDHIVDEAMNVTYRKWVGYYPKTDN, encoded by the exons ATgacagaagaaaaaaaagaattggACGTGTTTCGTGAAACGCCTGTAAGATACCTGG GATACACAAATGAAGTGGGAGAAGCTTTTAGACCAATGGTACCATGTTCGGTAGTATGGTTCACTTACGCTATCTCTACTGGATATGTTCTTGCGGACACAATTCACAAAGGATGGAAGGAATTTAAT CGGGACCAGTCCGAAGATGCAACCCAAAGGACTTTGTATACCATGTCGGATACTTTATTATGGCAAACGTTTGCATCTATTCTAATTCCAGGCTTCACAATTAATAGACTTTGCGCCACTGTTCAATCTTTACAAAGAAAAAGTTGTAACCCCATTGTAAGAAGTCGATGGATATCCACTGTAGTTGGACTAGTTTCTATACCTCTCATAATACAGCCCATAGATCATATAGTAGACGAAGCCATGAATGTTACTTATAGGAAGTGGGTAGGATACTACCCTAAAACTGACAATTAG